TTGCCTTTTTTCCATTTAATTTTCTAGTGGCGGCATTGCCGTTTAGTTTTTTGTCAGTTTTTCTTTTTGTTTATGCCGTTGATAGGGTTGGAAAGAAATCTGTTCTTGGAGTTTCCACGTTTTCACTTTTCAAAGCTTTTATGGCTAATTGGACAGAAAGCTTGAACGCCCCGTTAGAAACGATATTTGAAGAATTAGGTGAAGAACGTGAGGTTCAAGTTGATCTTCTTGCCTTTAAGAATAAAAGTGGGTATAAGGCGCTTTTTGTTGTGCCGATGTTTCATCCCGGACCTTTTAAGAATGTTGGAAGCAGTTTGATACCGCATTTAATTCAGAAAAGCATCGAGGAAAAGCTTGAATGTGTAGTTGCGGTTCCACACGGCCTTTTTGGGCATGAACTTGACCTAACTTCGCAAAGGCAAAATAGAAAAGTCCTAGACGCAATCCTAAATTCTCTTTCCTTCAAAAATTTTGTTTCCAAAGCTTCACCCATTGTTCGTGTAACCAAAGAAAATGCAAGTGCGATTTCTCAACGTTTCGGGAACTATCTATTAACAGCTTTGACATTGGCGCCGAAAACAACTGAAGACTTCCCAAAGGAAATAGGTGATCACATTTATGAATCAGCACTAAAACATGGCTTTTCAGACGTGATAGTGATTAATGCTCACAATAGCATAGATAGCGTTGAACAAACAGAAAGGGACATTGAACTACTCAAGTTCGCCGCTTCAGAAAGCATAACTGAGGCTAAGAAAGCTGGGCTTAAACCCTTACAAGTAGGTGCAGCTAGAACAGTTCCCGCAGAATACGGTGTTAAGGAAGGAATGGGGCCCGGCGGCATCACTGCAGTTGTTCTTGACGTTGGGGGGCAGCTCTTTGCCTACATAGTTTTTGACGGTAACAATATGGTTTCTGGACTTAGGGAAAAAATCTTGGAAAGTTTGAAGGAACTTGGCATAGTTGATGGAGAGGTTCTAACAAGTGACACTCATGTCGTAAACGGTGTTATTTTAAACAGGAGAGGTTATCACCCAGTCGGTGAGGCTATGGATGATGAAGTTATAATCAGATACGTTAAAAATGTGGTTTCAGGGGCTATGCGGAATATGGAAAAGGTGAAAGTTGCCTTACGAAGAGTGAAGGTTTCTCAAGTTAAAGTCATCGGTGAGGAGCAGATTAAAGCCATGAGTTTAATAGCTCATGAGGCAGCTAAAACGGCAAAGAAAGCAGCTATGTCAATATTTTCTGTTCTCGGCCTAATCTTCATCGGGCTGCTGGTCGTCCTTTAGCACTAAACCTAAATATCTGCGCTCGATTATTCTGTTCTATCTTAACATTGACAGAGGGAAGACTCAGTTGATTAAGGAAATTAGAATTCACGGCCGCGGCGGCCAAGGAGGAGTAACATTAGCTGAAATTATAGCCAGAGCAGCCTATAAGGAAGGCAAGTGGGTTCAAGCCTTTCCCTACTTTGGGGCTGAGAGGAGAGGCGCCCCAGTGAAGGCTTTCGCCAGAATAAGCGACGAGCCCATACTTGTTAGGAGCCAAATCTACAATCCAGACTACATCATCGTTTTAGACGAATCTTTACTTGATGTTGCCAACGTTACCGAAGGGCTGAAAGAGAACGGTACAATCATAATTAACACGACCCTACGGCCTGAGGAAGTGAATATAAGCGGCTACAAAATTGCAACTGTTGACGCAACTGGAATTGCCTTGGAACTCGACCTTCTCGTCGCTGGGCTGCCAGTTGTAAACACAGCCATGGCTGGTGCTTTTGCGAAGGCAACAGGGGAAATCACCATTGAAAGCGTTGTAGAGGCCATTAAAGAGGAGTGGAAAGGGGCTGTTGGAGAGAAAAATGCTAAGGCTGCAATTCTTGCTTATGAGCGGCTTTCATTAATGGAAAGTGTAAGAAAGGTTGCTGGGGGAAGTTAGATTTGGAAATTGCGAAATCCTTTTCCTCATCTTCATTCTACTTACATAATTCAAGCTTATACTTGGTGAGTTTCAATGCAAGAATTGGAAGTTAAAATCCCTAAAAGCCGTAAAGACTTGCCAGTGACTCCTCTATCGGTTCCCACGGTTGGA
The sequence above is drawn from the Candidatus Bathyarchaeota archaeon genome and encodes:
- a CDS encoding DUF2070 family protein, which produces MKSSLDESINMLVKQYSSLFTLPTLSKIILYMFILCFIGSIASALSLNPSISGISLGTAFAAFFALLMIFIDFIISKTAMRNDAIFNFRRCLALSLFSNLVWVILMLIGAFLAVLFQSTVLWSKLLILGFCAALILRLIVFLTVSMNSYVKIFLSAVIQPSVCVALIFLVSQLFDGAFAFFPFNFLVAALPFSFLSVFLFVYAVDRVGKKSVLGVSTFSLFKAFMANWTESLNAPLETIFEELGEEREVQVDLLAFKNKSGYKALFVVPMFHPGPFKNVGSSLIPHLIQKSIEEKLECVVAVPHGLFGHELDLTSQRQNRKVLDAILNSLSFKNFVSKASPIVRVTKENASAISQRFGNYLLTALTLAPKTTEDFPKEIGDHIYESALKHGFSDVIVINAHNSIDSVEQTERDIELLKFAASESITEAKKAGLKPLQVGAARTVPAEYGVKEGMGPGGITAVVLDVGGQLFAYIVFDGNNMVSGLREKILESLKELGIVDGEVLTSDTHVVNGVILNRRGYHPVGEAMDDEVIIRYVKNVVSGAMRNMEKVKVALRRVKVSQVKVIGEEQIKAMSLIAHEAAKTAKKAAMSIFSVLGLIFIGLLVVL
- a CDS encoding pyruvate ferredoxin oxidoreductase subunit gamma, whose protein sequence is MKEIRIHGRGGQGGVTLAEIIARAAYKEGKWVQAFPYFGAERRGAPVKAFARISDEPILVRSQIYNPDYIIVLDESLLDVANVTEGLKENGTIIINTTLRPEEVNISGYKIATVDATGIALELDLLVAGLPVVNTAMAGAFAKATGEITIESVVEAIKEEWKGAVGEKNAKAAILAYERLSLMESVRKVAGGS